A portion of the Leptospirales bacterium genome contains these proteins:
- a CDS encoding ABC transporter ATP-binding protein, translating into MNALQIEGLSKRYRGFSRSPRRLLAALSGGFWGFDRQYLAIDDLSLQLSRGEALGLIGRNGAGKSTLLKLIAGVLAPDRGLLQRPSDLRAILELGVGFNPELSGEENAFYNGILWGESTSAMTAAMDSIFAFAGLEEFRTQPLFSYSSGMAMRLGFALATMRRPSLLLVDEALSVGDAAFQQRCLQRMRQFQEEGSALLIVSHDLGLMSDFCDRIILLDHGRKVYDGAPRAAVEAYMHLLAKHPADSGKDIAAASNYAAFVEELSIRAVNARGGDVLAVGEEALVEISFRARVPMENLTVGFHLSNAYNQKVFGVNSRLLGETLPQLEAGDRLQVEFAWPANLAPGKYTLSASVHRGASHVEGCWFWGESLASFEIERIASPPFVGQAYLPTRFKARKL; encoded by the coding sequence ATGAATGCGCTTCAAATTGAGGGACTCAGCAAACGCTACCGGGGCTTCTCGCGCTCGCCGCGTCGCCTGCTGGCGGCGCTCAGCGGCGGATTCTGGGGTTTTGATCGACAGTACCTGGCCATCGATGATTTAAGTTTGCAACTATCGCGGGGAGAAGCGCTGGGCCTCATCGGCCGCAATGGGGCTGGCAAATCGACGCTCTTGAAGCTAATTGCTGGAGTGCTTGCCCCGGACCGCGGCCTTTTGCAGCGCCCGTCCGACCTGCGCGCAATCCTGGAGCTAGGCGTCGGCTTCAACCCCGAGCTTTCCGGCGAAGAGAACGCCTTTTACAACGGCATTCTGTGGGGCGAATCGACCAGCGCTATGACGGCGGCCATGGACTCGATCTTTGCCTTCGCTGGGTTGGAAGAATTTCGCACGCAGCCCTTGTTCAGCTATTCTTCGGGAATGGCAATGCGGCTGGGATTTGCACTGGCGACCATGCGTCGGCCATCGCTGCTACTGGTCGATGAGGCCCTATCGGTGGGCGACGCCGCTTTCCAGCAACGGTGTCTGCAGCGCATGCGACAATTTCAGGAGGAGGGCAGTGCGCTGCTAATTGTCAGTCACGATCTCGGATTGATGAGCGACTTCTGCGATCGCATCATTCTTCTGGACCACGGTCGCAAGGTTTACGATGGCGCGCCGCGCGCCGCAGTGGAGGCTTACATGCATCTGCTGGCAAAGCATCCCGCCGATTCGGGCAAGGATATTGCCGCCGCCAGCAACTATGCGGCCTTTGTCGAAGAGCTGAGCATTCGGGCCGTCAACGCACGCGGCGGCGATGTGCTGGCGGTAGGCGAGGAGGCGCTGGTCGAAATCAGTTTTCGAGCTCGCGTGCCGATGGAAAATCTGACTGTTGGCTTTCACCTTAGCAATGCTTACAATCAGAAGGTTTTTGGCGTTAACAGTCGCCTGCTTGGCGAAACCCTGCCGCAACTGGAGGCCGGCGACAGGCTGCAGGTTGAATTTGCCTGGCCGGCCAATCTGGCGCCAGGTAAGTATACGCTTTCAGCATCCGTTCATCGCGGCGCATCGCACGTTGAAGGATGCTGGTTCTGGGGCGAAAGCCTGGCGTCATTTGAAATTGAACGCATCGCAAGCCCGCCTTTCGTAGGTCAGGCCTACCTGCCCACTCGCTTCAAAGCACGCAAGCTATGA
- a CDS encoding ABC transporter permease has product MRKLSTIWALVRRDYALQYAGSLLGLIWVFIQNNLLILIYSAVFLGLNIGRAPSDQGFGAYLLSGLIFWLPLQELLLRGSAILSENRSLLKRSPVGADLLLWIPYVQYLLHFTITSLPAFLLLALRSELRLPQFLLAYPLAALAGLYLLMALHYLARANLLLKDLSPLIRLLSQLLFWSAPVLYRGEGWLGKINQWNPFTVFLQLFRGATLPVAMQPLFWPALLFYAVVAAFLLLAARRRLHAVALDHL; this is encoded by the coding sequence ATGCGCAAGCTGTCGACGATCTGGGCTCTGGTCAGGCGCGACTACGCCCTGCAATATGCTGGTTCGCTGCTTGGCCTGATCTGGGTCTTCATCCAGAACAATCTGCTGATCTTGATTTACAGCGCTGTCTTTCTTGGATTGAACATCGGCCGCGCACCGTCTGACCAGGGCTTTGGCGCCTACCTGCTCAGCGGTCTTATTTTCTGGCTGCCATTGCAAGAATTGCTGCTGCGAGGCAGCGCTATCCTTTCTGAAAATCGCTCGCTTTTGAAGCGATCCCCGGTTGGCGCCGATCTTTTGCTCTGGATTCCTTACGTGCAGTACCTGCTGCATTTTACGATTACCAGTCTGCCGGCCTTTCTGCTGCTGGCGCTGCGCAGCGAACTTCGGTTGCCACAATTCTTGCTGGCCTATCCGCTTGCCGCTCTGGCCGGACTCTATTTGTTAATGGCTCTACACTATCTGGCTCGCGCCAACCTGCTATTAAAAGATCTGTCGCCCTTGATTCGCTTGCTCAGTCAGCTGCTCTTCTGGTCGGCGCCCGTCCTGTACCGGGGGGAAGGATGGTTGGGAAAGATCAACCAATGGAATCCCTTCACGGTTTTCTTGCAGCTGTTTCGCGGCGCCACCCTGCCTGTGGCGATGCAGCCCCTCTTCTGGCCGGCCCTGCTATTCTATGCAGTCGTTGCCGCTTTCTTGCTGCTGGCTGCGCGCCGCCGGCTGCATGCCGTCGCTCTGGATCATCTGTAG
- a CDS encoding acetoacetate decarboxylase, with amino-acid sequence MMLVNYHQANCGPYQELLYIPGSFSYSGGNCKRITRIFVSSAASVEWGMRNWAIPKDLAEFEWQKGERSTFVEVRQGRNVFLRARMERGLLPFPVSSAFFPFALVQRGPEALLRTRLRGRGTGRRIRLTEFFINEKYFPDMMESGGGRFGIAVDPFRLVFPAAEVVPLA; translated from the coding sequence ATGATGCTTGTGAACTATCATCAGGCAAATTGTGGTCCCTACCAGGAGCTGCTGTATATTCCCGGAAGCTTCAGTTACAGCGGAGGAAACTGCAAAAGGATCACCAGGATTTTCGTTTCCAGCGCCGCTTCCGTGGAGTGGGGAATGAGAAACTGGGCCATACCCAAGGATCTGGCGGAGTTTGAATGGCAAAAGGGCGAGCGATCGACTTTTGTGGAAGTGCGGCAGGGACGCAATGTCTTTCTGCGGGCGCGAATGGAGCGCGGTCTGCTGCCCTTTCCGGTAAGCTCCGCATTCTTTCCCTTTGCCCTGGTGCAGCGCGGTCCAGAGGCCTTGCTCAGAACCCGACTGCGCGGTCGGGGTACGGGACGCCGCATTCGACTTACAGAATTCTTTATAAATGAAAAGTATTTTCCGGATATGATGGAATCTGGCGGCGGCCGCTTTGGGATTGCTGTCGATCCATTTCGATTGGTCTTTCCCGCGGCGGAAGTTGTACCATTGGCATGA
- a CDS encoding patatin-like phospholipase family protein produces MGGFLQRAISRFQKPRVALALSGGGCKAFFALGAGKVLIEGGAPVSIVSGTSAGAAMAMAVIAGLGDDIVNYFVQITRRNKANFYWTWLLRGKRPFPHERMYRSALAAYMDLDRLRSSPIGLRVNALLMPPELYVASGRWRLYRLIADIVAGYRKEMALARQGIYRNILREISQRAGLIEKVFTEQDLYSPARAENIVMASSSAPPIVRVQRLDDGHFYLDGGIFNNLPVSILPPATLTVAVFYEELARKQLEAQGDHLGRQMIYIAPGRPLPITSFDYANPEGVRQTYEMGLRAGERALREIHSRLAG; encoded by the coding sequence ATGGGCGGCTTTCTGCAGCGAGCAATTTCCCGCTTCCAGAAACCGCGGGTGGCCCTGGCCCTATCTGGCGGCGGGTGCAAGGCCTTCTTTGCACTGGGCGCCGGCAAAGTGCTGATTGAGGGCGGCGCGCCGGTAAGCATCGTTTCCGGGACCTCGGCCGGAGCGGCGATGGCGATGGCGGTGATCGCCGGCCTTGGCGACGATATCGTTAACTACTTTGTCCAGATTACGCGGCGCAACAAAGCCAACTTCTACTGGACCTGGCTCTTACGCGGCAAGCGTCCCTTCCCGCATGAGCGCATGTATCGCAGCGCTCTGGCTGCCTACATGGATCTGGACCGACTGCGTTCCTCGCCCATCGGGCTGCGCGTCAATGCGCTGCTGATGCCGCCCGAACTCTACGTTGCTTCCGGTCGCTGGCGATTGTACCGCTTGATTGCCGACATCGTCGCCGGCTACCGCAAGGAGATGGCGCTGGCCAGGCAGGGTATCTATCGTAATATTTTGCGCGAAATCAGCCAGCGCGCCGGATTGATTGAAAAGGTTTTTACGGAACAGGACCTCTACTCCCCGGCGCGCGCCGAGAACATTGTCATGGCCTCCAGCTCGGCGCCGCCCATTGTGCGCGTGCAACGTCTGGATGACGGTCACTTCTATCTCGATGGCGGCATTTTCAACAACCTGCCGGTCTCCATACTGCCGCCGGCAACGCTGACCGTCGCCGTTTTCTATGAGGAACTGGCCCGCAAACAGCTGGAGGCCCAGGGCGACCACCTTGGACGGCAAATGATCTACATTGCGCCGGGTCGGCCACTGCCGATCACCAGCTTCGACTACGCCAATCCAGAAGGCGTGCGCCAGACCTACGAGATGGGTCTGCGCGCCGGCGAAAGAGCGCTGCGCGAGATTCACAGTCGACTGGCTGGCTGA
- a CDS encoding methyltransferase domain-containing protein produces MLKRAILSVLYRFGYVLSKVQRPNSRPQPSRLPAPARKIHYGAGQRLLSGWLNVDFYPQSKLEREPFQLSVDLSGAHPFDDGSFDFAFAEDFLEHLDQKQQLNFLVEAARCLAADGVLRLSFPGLEGVIERHYNQPNFETFARGAYESYDLFEHKHFPARAELQLMAKAAGFRLANFAIEFGKSAHRELQDLDSRGEQIGLNTYVELTK; encoded by the coding sequence ATGCTGAAGCGCGCCATCCTGTCCGTACTCTATCGCTTCGGGTACGTGCTCAGCAAGGTGCAGCGGCCCAATTCACGGCCGCAGCCCTCGCGCCTGCCGGCGCCTGCGCGCAAGATCCACTACGGCGCCGGGCAGCGGCTGCTGTCCGGCTGGTTGAACGTTGATTTCTATCCGCAGAGTAAGCTGGAGCGCGAGCCCTTCCAACTGTCCGTGGATCTCAGCGGCGCACACCCCTTTGACGACGGCAGTTTTGACTTTGCCTTTGCGGAGGATTTCCTCGAGCATCTGGACCAGAAGCAGCAGCTCAACTTCCTGGTTGAGGCGGCCCGCTGCCTGGCCGCGGACGGCGTGCTGCGGCTTTCTTTTCCAGGCCTCGAGGGGGTGATTGAGCGGCACTACAATCAGCCAAATTTTGAGACCTTTGCTCGCGGCGCCTATGAGTCCTACGACTTGTTTGAACACAAGCATTTCCCGGCGCGAGCCGAACTCCAACTGATGGCTAAGGCTGCCGGCTTTCGCCTGGCAAATTTTGCCATCGAATTTGGAAAGTCCGCTCACCGCGAATTACAAGATCTCGATTCGCGCGGAGAGCAAATAGGACTGAATACTTATGTGGAACTAACAAAGTAA
- a CDS encoding YqaE/Pmp3 family membrane protein: protein MDVVRILLAIILPPVGVFLQVGIGLHFWLNIILTIFGYLPGIIHAVWVILRK, encoded by the coding sequence ATGGACGTTGTTCGTATTCTGCTGGCCATCATTCTGCCGCCGGTCGGCGTCTTCTTGCAGGTTGGCATTGGCCTGCATTTCTGGCTGAATATCATTTTGACAATCTTTGGCTACCTTCCTGGCATTATCCACGCGGTTTGGGTAATCCTGCGCAAGTAG
- a CDS encoding ankyrin repeat domain-containing protein has product MKVTRNTYWAAFILIVVLMVRCNSADPERILSAAKQGDLPTVRKAIERGFDVNTRIRGHESLLDTAAMNGHVELVRYLLESGANPNVADRGGWTALHFGVNCTEGERETREIVSLLLQRGANVNAQDSTGFTPLMYAATKMDGELVRMLLRGGADPNIKNSVGMTARELAELPQYNIADVVEAFDFGNEPATDQGKN; this is encoded by the coding sequence ATGAAGGTAACTAGAAACACTTATTGGGCAGCTTTCATTCTTATTGTGGTCTTGATGGTTCGTTGCAATAGCGCTGACCCTGAACGCATACTTTCTGCCGCAAAACAGGGTGATCTGCCGACGGTTCGTAAGGCTATAGAACGAGGCTTTGATGTCAATACTCGCATTCGCGGCCACGAGAGCTTGCTAGATACTGCTGCGATGAACGGGCATGTGGAGCTGGTTCGCTACCTGCTTGAGAGTGGGGCCAATCCAAATGTAGCGGACAGAGGGGGCTGGACGGCGCTCCATTTTGGTGTGAATTGCACCGAGGGTGAACGGGAAACAAGGGAGATCGTCAGCTTGCTTTTGCAGCGCGGCGCCAATGTGAATGCACAGGACTCGACTGGATTCACGCCTCTCATGTACGCCGCAACAAAGATGGACGGCGAGCTGGTGCGAATGCTACTGCGCGGCGGGGCGGACCCAAATATCAAGAATTCTGTCGGGATGACTGCAAGAGAACTGGCTGAACTTCCGCAGTATAATATAGCAGATGTGGTGGAAGCTTTTGATTTCGGTAACGAACCGGCGACGGACCAAGGCAAAAACTAA
- a CDS encoding ATP-binding cassette domain-containing protein, giving the protein MIDECILLEAKALQAGRSGRALFEAIDFRISGGEALLLRGPNGAGKSSLLATLLGEFPAYAGSFKLHPQAAPLALAIANAPPPLPQSVREFVASPLRLVGARAAPADSVDRALEFSGLQLQQRSSIHQLSRGQWQRLLFARAHVLQPRLLLADEPESGLDAQGMAVFNRLIQTILQSGGGVLAAVHGALPEIRHSGEIVLRPVSSTGLRQ; this is encoded by the coding sequence GTGATTGACGAATGCATACTGTTAGAAGCAAAGGCCCTGCAGGCCGGACGCAGCGGTCGGGCGCTCTTTGAAGCGATTGATTTTCGAATCAGCGGCGGCGAGGCTCTCTTATTGCGCGGACCCAATGGCGCAGGCAAGAGCTCGTTGCTGGCGACCTTGCTGGGCGAATTTCCAGCCTACGCTGGCAGCTTCAAGCTCCATCCGCAAGCGGCGCCGCTGGCCCTGGCAATTGCCAATGCGCCGCCGCCTCTGCCACAATCGGTACGGGAATTTGTCGCCTCGCCGCTCAGGCTCGTCGGCGCCAGAGCAGCGCCGGCCGATTCTGTTGATCGCGCCCTGGAATTTTCCGGACTGCAACTTCAACAACGCTCATCGATTCATCAACTTTCTCGCGGTCAGTGGCAGCGCCTGCTGTTTGCGCGCGCCCACGTCCTGCAACCTCGCCTGCTGCTGGCCGATGAGCCGGAGTCCGGTTTGGATGCTCAGGGAATGGCGGTTTTCAACCGCCTGATTCAAACGATTTTGCAAAGCGGCGGCGGAGTGCTGGCTGCCGTGCACGGAGCACTGCCCGAAATCCGCCACAGCGGCGAAATTGTTCTGCGCCCCGTTTCCTCCACAGGCCTGCGCCAATGA
- the nhaC gene encoding Na+/H+ antiporter NhaC — translation MDRQQLKVWPPLWVSLLPLALLSGLLILTVRKYGADASSGPNQAALIFSGLAAAALARIRGLHWAEIEEQLIRSVGYVTQAIVILLLVGALIGSWMLGGVAPTLIDIGISALNVRAFPVTAFLVAAGASLATGSSWSTAGTLGVALMGVGATLGVDPALAAGAIVSGAYFGDKMSPFSDTTNLASSMAGVPLFTHIRHMIWTTGPASLATLAALAILGLNASSHGAEDLQRIEAMRAAIAFRFDTQLWNLWPVALVIALSLRRVPAIPALALGTLAGLLNAGILQHRAWDYSAGLPGLATAALQAAASGFRYEGPDAMARDLLSRGGMASMLSTIWLILSAMVFSSVMEASGMLARVAYAVIQVARGTGNLIAATLGTAVLLNATASEQYLSIVLTGRMYASAYQQAGLAPKNLSRALEDSGTLSSALIPWNTCGAFMQGALGVSAIAYGPFAILNWLNPLLSAIYGYTGFTIEKLEAKLDNSESKPQWRDRRDLNPRPPV, via the coding sequence ATGGATCGCCAGCAGCTGAAAGTATGGCCGCCGCTCTGGGTGTCGCTCTTGCCTCTGGCATTGCTCAGCGGTCTATTGATCCTCACAGTTCGCAAATATGGCGCTGATGCGTCCAGCGGACCCAATCAGGCGGCGCTCATTTTCAGCGGGCTGGCGGCGGCGGCCCTGGCTCGAATTCGGGGATTGCATTGGGCGGAGATAGAAGAACAACTGATCCGGTCCGTTGGCTATGTTACCCAGGCGATTGTAATCCTGCTTCTGGTCGGCGCGTTGATCGGCAGCTGGATGCTGGGCGGAGTGGCGCCAACGCTGATCGATATTGGCATCAGCGCATTGAATGTACGTGCCTTTCCGGTTACCGCCTTTCTGGTTGCGGCCGGCGCTTCGCTGGCCACCGGCAGCTCCTGGAGCACTGCCGGAACGCTTGGCGTGGCTTTGATGGGAGTCGGCGCGACGCTGGGCGTCGACCCGGCGCTGGCCGCCGGCGCCATTGTGTCCGGCGCCTACTTTGGAGATAAAATGTCGCCATTCTCCGATACCACGAATCTGGCATCCTCGATGGCCGGCGTGCCTTTGTTTACGCACATCCGGCACATGATCTGGACTACCGGGCCGGCGTCGTTAGCAACGCTTGCAGCGCTTGCCATTCTGGGTCTCAATGCGTCGTCACACGGCGCCGAAGATTTGCAGCGCATCGAAGCAATGCGCGCGGCAATTGCATTTCGCTTTGATACGCAGCTGTGGAATCTCTGGCCTGTGGCGCTGGTGATTGCGCTGTCCCTACGGCGCGTCCCGGCTATCCCGGCGCTTGCTCTGGGGACGCTTGCTGGACTGCTCAACGCCGGAATCCTTCAGCACCGCGCCTGGGACTACTCTGCCGGTCTGCCTGGTCTTGCCACCGCTGCACTGCAGGCCGCCGCCAGCGGTTTTCGCTACGAAGGACCGGACGCAATGGCCCGCGATCTGTTGAGCCGCGGCGGTATGGCTTCAATGCTCAGCACCATCTGGCTGATTCTCTCGGCAATGGTGTTCAGCAGCGTGATGGAGGCCAGCGGTATGCTGGCCCGCGTCGCCTACGCAGTGATCCAGGTTGCACGCGGTACGGGTAACTTGATAGCCGCGACGCTGGGCACTGCCGTGCTGCTCAACGCGACTGCCTCGGAGCAGTATCTTTCCATCGTACTGACCGGGCGTATGTATGCTTCAGCTTATCAGCAGGCCGGACTGGCGCCCAAGAACCTGTCCCGCGCCCTCGAGGATTCAGGCACGCTGAGCTCGGCCTTGATCCCCTGGAATACCTGTGGCGCCTTCATGCAGGGCGCTCTTGGCGTCAGCGCTATTGCCTACGGTCCTTTTGCCATATTGAACTGGTTGAACCCGCTGCTATCGGCCATCTATGGCTATACAGGATTCACTATTGAAAAATTGGAAGCAAAGCTGGACAACAGCGAAAGCAAGCCGCAGTGGCGGGATAGACGGGACTTGAACCCGCGGCCTCCGGTGTGA
- a CDS encoding metal ABC transporter substrate-binding protein: MTNRRSIILALLLFSAGSLRSAPAGPIQVCAATPDLASIFQSVGGDAVRVNSLVRPNEDPHFVEARPGIVLALSRCQVFAEVGLELEVGWAPAALQQARNPQLLPGAAGFFRASDYISPRDLAPPGADRSAGDLHPGGSPHFLVDPAAGVLVAAGARDFLKRISPQQTSRLQANWQDLSSAIFRWLIGETLAQRYQARLEQLARLLQRGGSPALLSYFRNQNELSALGGALGEFQRKHAVVVVDHPGQWSYLLNSYGIQAALSIEERPGIAPSSARLEYLKETMQGRGLHTVIATAFYSQRTLDWIAASADAHILRLAHQTGALPCASDYLQMLQCNAQMLLQTLDGASQ; the protein is encoded by the coding sequence ATGACGAATCGCAGATCCATCATCCTCGCCCTTTTGCTTTTTTCAGCGGGTAGCCTGAGATCGGCGCCTGCCGGGCCGATCCAGGTCTGCGCTGCCACGCCGGACCTGGCGTCGATTTTTCAGTCCGTCGGCGGAGATGCCGTCCGTGTAAACTCGCTGGTGCGTCCCAACGAAGACCCGCACTTTGTCGAAGCCCGTCCGGGCATAGTGCTTGCTCTCAGCCGCTGCCAGGTCTTTGCTGAAGTTGGCCTGGAACTGGAAGTGGGCTGGGCGCCCGCGGCGCTGCAGCAAGCGCGAAATCCGCAGCTGTTGCCGGGCGCGGCCGGTTTTTTTCGAGCATCCGATTACATCAGTCCTCGCGATCTGGCGCCGCCTGGCGCCGATCGCAGCGCCGGCGACCTTCATCCCGGCGGAAGCCCGCACTTTCTGGTCGATCCGGCCGCCGGGGTACTGGTTGCAGCCGGCGCGCGCGACTTTCTGAAGCGAATTTCTCCGCAACAGACATCTCGACTGCAGGCAAACTGGCAGGATCTGAGCAGTGCAATCTTTCGCTGGTTGATTGGCGAAACCCTGGCTCAACGATACCAGGCACGGCTGGAACAACTGGCCAGGCTGTTGCAACGCGGCGGATCGCCGGCGCTACTTTCCTACTTTCGAAACCAGAATGAGCTCAGCGCCCTGGGCGGGGCGCTTGGCGAATTTCAGCGCAAGCACGCCGTTGTGGTAGTCGATCATCCCGGTCAATGGAGCTACCTGTTAAACAGCTACGGAATCCAGGCTGCGCTCAGCATTGAGGAGCGACCGGGAATCGCGCCTTCCAGCGCTCGCCTTGAATATCTCAAAGAGACGATGCAGGGCCGCGGACTGCACACCGTCATTGCCACAGCCTTTTACTCGCAGCGAACTCTTGATTGGATCGCAGCCAGCGCCGATGCACACATACTACGCCTGGCTCATCAGACTGGCGCCTTGCCCTGCGCCAGCGACTATCTGCAGATGCTGCAGTGCAATGCGCAAATGCTTCTGCAAACGCTTGATGGGGCCTCACAGTGA
- a CDS encoding sigma-70 family RNA polymerase sigma factor, with amino-acid sequence MAARDALLALGVLVTEMLEEEELAAFLGKHGDQIYSYLCILCRDEEKAAEALQNAYLKFLKMVRRGKVRRESAVAYLQTIARNDYFSSLRQDRRNMPLLDEPPDSDAQDRAASAALARELRLVMYETMSAAATPQDVARVMQLRFIDNLSVEEICSQLEKSPATIYRLMEKSLTLLAEACRKAGIQPGGLS; translated from the coding sequence ATGGCAGCCAGAGACGCGCTGCTAGCTCTGGGCGTGCTTGTGACTGAAATGCTGGAGGAAGAGGAACTTGCCGCTTTCCTGGGAAAGCACGGCGACCAGATTTACTCCTACCTTTGCATCCTCTGTCGCGATGAAGAGAAGGCGGCGGAAGCATTGCAAAACGCGTATCTGAAGTTCTTGAAAATGGTGCGTCGCGGAAAGGTGCGCAGAGAATCGGCAGTTGCCTATCTGCAGACCATTGCCAGAAACGACTACTTCAGCTCGCTGCGCCAGGACCGCCGAAACATGCCGCTGCTGGACGAACCTCCGGATAGCGACGCGCAGGATCGCGCTGCAAGCGCTGCACTGGCCCGTGAATTGCGCCTGGTAATGTACGAAACGATGAGCGCTGCAGCTACGCCGCAGGATGTAGCGCGCGTCATGCAATTACGCTTTATCGATAACCTTAGCGTAGAAGAAATTTGCAGCCAGCTGGAAAAGTCGCCGGCAACCATTTATCGTCTGATGGAGAAATCGCTTACCTTGCTTGCCGAAGCCTGCCGTAAAGCAGGAATCCAACCGGGGGGACTCAGCTGA
- the fabG gene encoding 3-oxoacyl-ACP reductase FabG, producing MKYAFEDIKDSVVIVTGSGRGIGRATAELFAEHGARVAVSDIDQEVCDTAAKEIAQKTGAEVIGVVCNITKAGDAEALMQKVVDKWGKIDVLVNNAGITKDGLFLRMKEEQWKFIIDVNLNGTYNCTFAAVQHMRKARKGSIINLSSIARFGNPGQANYSAAKAGVVGFTSALAKELGPMGIRVNAVAPGFVETRLTDAIPDKLKEEMVDRIPLKRKGQPQDIAGPILFLASSLSSYISGDTIEINGGLGSM from the coding sequence GTGAAGTACGCATTTGAAGATATCAAGGATTCTGTAGTCATCGTAACCGGTTCCGGACGCGGTATTGGCCGGGCAACAGCGGAACTTTTTGCCGAACACGGCGCCAGAGTTGCGGTCTCGGATATCGATCAGGAAGTTTGCGACACGGCAGCCAAAGAAATTGCTCAAAAGACCGGCGCCGAAGTGATTGGAGTGGTCTGCAATATCACCAAGGCCGGCGACGCCGAGGCTCTGATGCAGAAGGTTGTCGATAAGTGGGGCAAGATTGACGTGCTGGTCAACAACGCCGGCATCACCAAGGACGGCCTGTTCCTGCGCATGAAGGAAGAACAGTGGAAATTCATCATTGATGTGAACCTTAACGGAACCTATAACTGCACCTTTGCAGCGGTTCAGCACATGCGCAAGGCGCGCAAAGGATCGATCATCAATCTATCCTCGATCGCCCGCTTCGGGAATCCTGGCCAGGCCAACTACTCGGCAGCCAAGGCCGGCGTGGTCGGCTTCACATCCGCCCTTGCCAAAGAACTTGGCCCGATGGGGATTCGCGTCAATGCCGTAGCTCCCGGTTTTGTGGAGACGCGACTGACCGATGCAATTCCGGATAAGCTCAAAGAGGAAATGGTCGACCGCATCCCGTTGAAGCGCAAGGGTCAGCCTCAGGATATTGCCGGCCCGATTCTCTTTCTGGCCTCCAGTCTTTCGTCCTACATCAGCGGCGACACGATTGAAATCAATGGCGGTCTGGGGTCCATGTAA
- a CDS encoding acyltransferase gives MRPPPPANSIPARFYSLDALRGVAALSVAVYHWQHFIPPLGPDSQLQIDRLPFYDFLFLFFHHGFLAVDLFFMISGFVFFWLYSQKIASGALSAYSFAVLRFSRLYPLHLLTLLLTAGLQSVAVLLTGASLIYSYNDWYHFVLHLFFASHWGLQKGFSFNAPVWSVSIEILLYVFFYLFARLYGAAKLRRGLATLLAFALLILSARYIEAALFRGLLAFLIGGLCFLFYLRARNWRRALPSLVLGGLCIALWILVILEMRLDLTGVWGRWQAYSEQQLLALRALCGLLPVLCIFPLTILGLALIEARRGALGKRLRFLGDISYSSYLLHFPLQLGFLLLWRALAISENAFSSPFFFAAFFAVLLTLSLASYHAFERPLQSLLRARLIEKSKRNKE, from the coding sequence ATGAGACCGCCACCGCCAGCCAATTCCATCCCCGCTCGTTTCTACTCTCTGGATGCACTGCGCGGCGTGGCCGCGCTCAGTGTGGCGGTCTATCACTGGCAGCATTTCATTCCGCCCCTGGGACCGGACAGCCAGCTGCAGATCGACAGGCTTCCTTTTTATGATTTTCTTTTTCTTTTTTTTCATCACGGCTTTTTGGCCGTAGATCTTTTTTTCATGATTTCCGGCTTTGTGTTTTTCTGGCTCTATTCGCAGAAGATTGCCAGCGGAGCGCTTTCGGCTTATTCTTTCGCAGTATTGCGCTTCTCCAGGCTTTATCCCCTGCATTTGCTTACGTTGCTGCTCACCGCAGGCCTGCAGTCAGTTGCCGTCCTGTTAACCGGGGCCAGCTTGATTTACTCCTATAACGATTGGTATCATTTTGTTTTGCATCTCTTCTTTGCTTCGCACTGGGGTCTGCAGAAGGGTTTTTCTTTCAACGCCCCCGTTTGGTCCGTGTCGATCGAAATTTTGCTCTATGTATTCTTTTACCTTTTCGCACGACTCTATGGCGCGGCAAAATTGAGGCGCGGCCTGGCGACTTTGCTGGCCTTTGCGCTGCTGATCCTGAGCGCCCGGTACATTGAGGCCGCCCTTTTTCGAGGCCTGCTGGCTTTTTTGATTGGAGGACTGTGCTTCCTATTTTATCTGCGCGCCAGAAACTGGCGGCGGGCGCTTCCATCTCTGGTTCTGGGAGGGCTTTGTATCGCCCTGTGGATCCTGGTCATACTGGAAATGCGCCTGGATCTTACGGGCGTCTGGGGCCGCTGGCAGGCCTATTCTGAGCAGCAGCTGCTGGCGCTGCGCGCGCTGTGCGGACTCCTGCCGGTACTTTGTATATTTCCACTAACCATACTTGGGCTGGCCCTGATTGAAGCCAGGCGCGGCGCTCTGGGAAAACGGCTGCGCTTTCTGGGCGACATTTCTTATTCTTCTTACTTACTTCATTTCCCATTGCAACTTGGATTTCTGCTGCTATGGCGCGCCCTGGCAATAAGCGAAAATGCCTTCAGCTCGCCGTTCTTTTTCGCTGCATTTTTTGCCGTGCTGCTGACGCTATCATTGGCCAGCTACCACGCCTTCGAGCGTCCGCTGCAGAGTCTGCTGCGCGCGCGCTTGATTGAAAAATCAAAGCGGAACAAAGAGTAA